Proteins co-encoded in one Candidatus Neomarinimicrobiota bacterium genomic window:
- the rpoB gene encoding DNA-directed RNA polymerase subunit beta, translating into MDRHSFSQISSAIPMPDLLGVQVDSFRNFLQLDKPEDQRDPHGLHEVLGNIFPIEDTHKNYILEYKSYYFGISKYSPEECMERGVTYAVPLKVRLILHITDEFDRSKYAHSIEQEVYFGNIPFMTSRGTFVINGAERVIVSQLQRSPGVFFDEYTHPNGTRLYQGRVIPFRGSWIDFTTDIQDCIYVIIDRRRKFPVTSLLRTLGFSTDADIFRVFGLSRKSKLNAKTSKKLIGKVLVDDLVDTETGEILAESRTELTVELLNDLISSGIKELEIVSPINELAGELLLNTMQKDPTHNTDEALILMYKHLRSGEPPNLETAQKFIERMFFSPKRYDLGKVGRYRLNKQFNLDVDLNHTVLTTEDLIRVIHYLIEMRKGLRGPDDIDHLGNRRMKTVGEQLTNQFSIAFSRMARTVRERMNLREAESLTPQDLINSRICTTVINTFFGTSQLSQFMDQTNPLAEITHKRRVSALGPGGLTRERAGFEVRDVHYTHYGRLCPIETPEGPNIGLISSLATYAKVNELGFIEAPYRLVRRKNGNAFVTKKIKYLSAEDEDRSKIAQTLYNLDEKGEITEDRIRVRIRGDFPVVEAKEVQYMDVAPHQILSVAATLIPFLEHDDANRALMGSNMMRQSVPLISPEAPIVGTGMETVIARDSRTSLFSPVSGVVDRVDGKEVVIRTKEIPEDLAVSAEQNLLKIPLIKYSRTNQDTCMNQRPVVKERQKVKKGDLLADGPSTDSGELALGRNILVAFMPWRGYNFEDAIVISEKLVKNDTFTSVHISEVDLEVRDTKRGEEELTSEIPNVGDEAMKDLDEDGIVRQGARVKSGDILIGKVTPKGETDPTPEEKLLRAIFGEKAGDVKNASKKASPGTNGVVIRTQLFERKTKQSRATEKKQIEKFQEETRRSKRKLKKSRDEMLDKLMLDQTSNGLRDVATGKTLVKASTKLTAKRLELLDLERVSREQPWLTDNSVWVQIQQVWNSFNREWREAEELLERQIYKLQVGDELQAGVSKLAKVYIANKRKLQVGDKMAGRHGNKGVVAVIVPEEDMPFLQDGTPVDIVLNPLGVPSRMNLGQLYETMLGWAGKILGKRYETAPFDGAAPMDVEEELKKAKLPVTGKVDLWDGRIGEKFDYPVTVGTIYMMKLAHMVDDKMHARATGPYSLITQQPLGGKAQDGGQRFGEMEVWALEAYGASYALREMLTGKSDDVEGRSKVYNAIVKGDNIPDFSIPESFNVLVKELQGLCVDIQLHN; encoded by the coding sequence ATGGACAGACATTCATTTTCGCAGATCTCCTCTGCCATACCAATGCCAGACCTGCTTGGTGTTCAGGTAGATTCATTTAGGAATTTTCTTCAACTTGATAAACCGGAGGATCAACGCGATCCCCACGGTCTTCACGAAGTTTTGGGGAACATCTTTCCTATTGAGGATACGCACAAGAACTACATTCTCGAATACAAGAGCTACTATTTCGGTATATCAAAGTACAGTCCGGAGGAGTGTATGGAGCGGGGTGTCACTTATGCTGTGCCTCTGAAGGTCCGGCTCATTCTCCATATTACAGATGAGTTTGATCGTTCCAAATATGCACATTCCATAGAGCAGGAAGTTTACTTCGGGAATATCCCATTTATGACCAGCAGAGGTACGTTTGTCATCAACGGTGCTGAGCGTGTCATTGTGAGTCAGTTGCAACGCTCACCTGGTGTCTTCTTTGATGAATACACCCATCCCAACGGTACACGGCTTTATCAGGGAAGAGTGATTCCGTTTCGGGGATCCTGGATTGATTTCACAACCGATATTCAGGATTGTATCTACGTCATTATAGACAGGCGCCGGAAATTCCCTGTTACATCTCTCCTCAGGACGCTCGGTTTTTCAACTGACGCCGATATCTTCAGGGTTTTCGGACTTTCTAGAAAATCAAAACTCAATGCAAAAACATCGAAGAAACTTATTGGCAAAGTTCTGGTTGACGATCTCGTAGATACTGAAACAGGTGAAATTCTTGCCGAAAGCCGAACTGAACTTACCGTTGAGCTTCTTAACGATCTAATAAGTTCCGGAATCAAGGAGCTTGAAATTGTATCTCCCATTAATGAGTTGGCTGGTGAACTTCTTCTGAACACCATGCAGAAGGATCCGACGCATAACACTGATGAAGCACTTATTCTAATGTACAAGCATCTCCGTTCCGGAGAGCCGCCCAACCTTGAAACAGCCCAAAAGTTTATTGAGAGAATGTTCTTTAGCCCAAAGCGGTATGACCTCGGAAAGGTCGGTCGCTACCGTCTTAACAAGCAGTTTAACCTGGATGTGGATCTCAACCACACTGTTTTAACAACTGAGGATCTGATTCGAGTAATCCACTACCTCATAGAAATGCGCAAAGGATTGCGCGGCCCCGATGATATTGATCACTTGGGAAATCGTCGCATGAAGACCGTTGGTGAACAGTTGACGAATCAGTTCTCCATCGCTTTTAGCAGAATGGCGAGAACTGTCCGTGAGCGAATGAACCTGAGAGAGGCGGAGAGTCTGACCCCTCAGGACCTCATTAACTCGCGTATCTGCACCACGGTTATCAACACATTTTTTGGGACGAGTCAGTTGAGCCAGTTCATGGATCAGACCAATCCGCTGGCGGAAATCACACATAAGCGCCGTGTGTCAGCCCTCGGTCCTGGAGGTTTGACCCGCGAACGTGCCGGTTTTGAAGTTCGTGACGTTCATTACACACACTACGGAAGGCTATGTCCTATCGAGACGCCGGAAGGACCAAACATCGGTCTTATTTCTTCTCTTGCCACATACGCCAAGGTGAATGAGCTAGGTTTTATTGAAGCGCCCTACAGATTGGTGCGGCGAAAGAATGGAAATGCCTTTGTCACAAAAAAGATTAAGTATCTTTCTGCTGAGGACGAGGACAGGTCAAAGATTGCACAGACTTTGTACAATCTGGATGAGAAGGGAGAAATCACTGAAGATCGCATTCGTGTCCGGATACGCGGTGACTTTCCGGTGGTTGAGGCGAAGGAAGTGCAATACATGGATGTGGCTCCACACCAGATTTTAAGTGTGGCAGCAACTTTGATTCCTTTTCTAGAACATGATGATGCTAACCGCGCACTCATGGGATCCAATATGATGAGGCAGTCAGTGCCTCTCATCAGTCCTGAAGCACCCATTGTTGGGACTGGTATGGAAACAGTGATCGCTAGAGACTCGCGTACATCACTTTTTTCTCCGGTCTCAGGTGTGGTTGATAGAGTAGACGGTAAAGAAGTTGTCATTCGCACAAAGGAAATCCCTGAAGATCTGGCTGTTTCAGCTGAACAGAACCTGCTCAAGATCCCTCTAATAAAGTATTCTCGCACAAACCAGGACACATGCATGAACCAGCGCCCGGTGGTGAAGGAAAGGCAGAAGGTGAAGAAAGGTGATTTGCTTGCTGATGGTCCTTCCACCGATTCAGGGGAATTGGCACTTGGCCGCAATATACTTGTGGCTTTTATGCCTTGGCGTGGTTACAACTTTGAGGATGCAATTGTCATCAGTGAAAAATTAGTTAAGAATGACACGTTTACCTCTGTTCACATCTCTGAGGTGGACCTTGAGGTACGTGATACTAAACGCGGTGAGGAGGAGTTGACGTCTGAGATCCCAAACGTTGGTGATGAGGCGATGAAAGATCTGGATGAGGACGGAATTGTGCGGCAAGGAGCAAGGGTGAAGTCAGGTGATATTCTGATAGGTAAGGTCACACCTAAAGGCGAGACAGATCCAACCCCAGAAGAAAAACTTCTTCGGGCCATTTTTGGTGAAAAAGCGGGTGATGTGAAGAATGCTTCCAAAAAAGCTTCTCCTGGGACCAATGGTGTGGTGATCAGAACTCAACTTTTCGAGAGAAAAACGAAACAGTCTCGTGCGACTGAAAAGAAACAGATAGAAAAATTTCAGGAAGAGACACGCCGTTCCAAAAGAAAACTGAAGAAATCCCGCGATGAGATGCTCGATAAACTGATGCTGGATCAAACCAGTAACGGTCTTCGTGATGTTGCTACCGGAAAAACACTTGTTAAAGCTTCCACCAAGCTGACGGCCAAACGTCTTGAGTTGCTTGATCTTGAGCGGGTTTCCAGAGAACAGCCTTGGTTGACGGACAACAGTGTTTGGGTTCAAATCCAGCAGGTGTGGAACTCTTTTAACCGTGAATGGAGAGAGGCCGAAGAGTTATTAGAGAGGCAGATCTACAAGCTTCAGGTAGGTGATGAACTTCAAGCCGGTGTTTCTAAACTGGCCAAGGTCTATATTGCCAATAAACGGAAGCTACAGGTGGGTGATAAGATGGCCGGCCGTCACGGTAATAAAGGTGTAGTAGCTGTTATCGTTCCTGAGGAGGACATGCCTTTCTTGCAAGACGGTACCCCTGTAGACATCGTACTCAATCCGCTCGGTGTGCCATCTCGTATGAACCTCGGTCAACTTTACGAAACCATGCTTGGTTGGGCCGGCAAGATACTAGGCAAACGATATGAAACAGCTCCATTCGATGGTGCTGCACCGATGGATGTTGAGGAGGAACTGAAAAAGGCAAAATTGCCAGTGACAGGTAAAGTGGATCTGTGGGACGGCCGTATTGGTGAGAAATTCGACTATCCTGTTACCGTGGGCACCATCTACATGATGAAACTTGCTCATATGGTTGATGATAAGATGCATGCTCGTGCCACCGGACCATACTCTCTCATAACTCAGCAGCCGCTGGGTGGAAAGGCCCAGGATGGGGGTCAACGATTTGGAGAGATGGAAGTTTGGGCACTGGAGGCCTATGGTGCCAGCTATGCCCTCAGAGAAATGTTAACTGGGAAATCAGATGATGTTGAGGGCCGATCAAAAGTGTACAACGCCATTGTGAAAGGTGACAATATTCCTGATTTCTCGATTCCGGAATCCTTTAACGTGCTTGTTAAGGAACTTCAAGGATTATGTGTGGATATTCAGTTACACAATTAG
- a CDS encoding 50S ribosomal protein L7/L12, whose product MAKVSRADVLDYLEKANMLEVSELISEIEDKFGVTAAVPATAVAAPAAGESAVEEEKDSFNVVLASVGDKKIQVIKVVRTITELGLKEAKDLVESAPKPIKESVAKAEAEKMKTQLEEAGATVELQ is encoded by the coding sequence ATGGCAAAAGTTTCACGTGCTGATGTGCTCGATTATCTTGAGAAAGCTAACATGTTGGAAGTCTCAGAGCTGATCAGCGAGATCGAAGATAAGTTTGGTGTTACTGCTGCTGTACCCGCAACGGCTGTTGCTGCTCCCGCCGCCGGGGAATCTGCCGTTGAAGAGGAGAAGGATAGCTTTAACGTAGTTCTAGCTTCAGTTGGCGACAAGAAAATCCAAGTGATCAAGGTTGTTCGCACCATCACAGAGCTTGGTCTGAAAGAGGCCAAAGATCTTGTTGAAAGTGCGCCAAAACCGATCAAAGAAAGTGTCGCCAAAGCCGAAGCTGAAAAGATGAAGACACAGTTGGAAGAAGCTGGGGCCACTGTTGAACTGCAGTAG
- a CDS encoding 50S ribosomal protein L10 has translation MPNQQNIESVDLITSKFQAAAGIYFTDYLGLNVRDITELRRKFTANAVEFRVIKNTLAKLSAEKAGLEDLNSVFDGPTAVALSYDDPTVPARIIKEFNKVHDLPELKAFIFEGKLMDNAAFDSVANLPSREVLLGKLVGGLSSPMSKLASTLKGAMSSFVNVLNNLKDSISD, from the coding sequence ATGCCGAACCAGCAAAATATCGAATCCGTTGATTTAATCACTTCAAAGTTTCAGGCGGCGGCGGGTATCTATTTCACTGACTACCTTGGTTTGAACGTGAGAGATATCACTGAACTGAGGAGGAAGTTTACTGCCAACGCTGTGGAGTTCCGTGTTATAAAGAATACGCTTGCGAAACTGTCTGCCGAAAAAGCCGGGCTTGAAGATTTGAACAGTGTTTTTGACGGACCGACAGCTGTAGCGCTCAGTTATGATGACCCTACTGTTCCGGCACGCATAATAAAAGAATTCAATAAAGTGCACGACTTGCCAGAGCTCAAAGCCTTTATTTTTGAAGGTAAGCTTATGGATAATGCTGCTTTTGATTCAGTGGCAAATCTTCCATCCCGGGAAGTTTTGCTCGGGAAACTTGTGGGCGGGCTTTCATCGCCAATGTCAAAACTTGCATCTACGCTCAAAGGCGCAATGTCAAGTTTTGTAAATGTGTTGAACAATCTTAAGGATTCAATATCCGATTAA